The sequence GGTCATCAGCTCAAGTGTGCCCCAGATTCAAAAGAGAGCAGTCTGGGGGCAATATGAGATAACTCGAGCATCCGTGCTTCAGGCCCTCCGCCAGCGCTGAAAGGCCTCAATGGCCTCATACTCGGCCAATCCGAGAGAGTCGTAATGATGAGCATTTTCTCGATTGGTCTCTGGTGCTTCTTTTTCGAGGCTGCTGAGTGCGGCGAAGCGCCCGAGGGCGTTTTGCTTCTTTTCCATCTGGAGAGGGCTCATCGGCACGGCCATGTCGATCTCATGGGGCTCCAGAGCTCGCTCTTTGCCACGGTAGAGCCATAGACTGCATGCTCCCGCGAATTCCTCATGGGAGCAGGCTTTTAGCGCGGAAAGCAGGAGGCGGAAGGTGATGCCGCTGACGCTACTGGGGTCTGCTGCGTCGCCGGTGAGATAAATCTGATGTGGCTTGTGCTCATCGAGCAGCTTCTTGAGCGCATCGACATCCGCCTGGGTGCTTTTGAAGCGGCGGTAGCGCCCTGCTTCATAAAAGGGTAAGTCGGCAAAGATAATGTGGTCATTGGCAAGGCCCAGAGTGTGCGCGGCATCACGCAGTTCACCGCGTAGGATGAGACTCTTGAGCTGGCGCAGCAGCGGGGTGTCCTCGCCGAATTCGCCTTTGGCTTCGAGCTGTGAGAGAGCGTCTTTTGCATACGCGACTTGGGCTTTCCAATCGCCCGCATTGTTCGCATTGGAGGCGAGTTGGAGGAGTGTCTCGGCAAATTTATCTGCCTCGCTATCTGGCACACGTAGGCTCCCGCTGGTGAGAGAGATGAGGCGGACCTCGTGCCCTTGCTCGATGAGGCGGTCGATGGTGCCGCCCATGCCGACGATGGCGTCCTGCGGCTCTGGAGAGAGCACGAGGCAGCGCTTTGGATACGGTCTGGCACGCTCGGGGCGGTAGGTGTCGTCCTCGTCCGGCTTGCCACCAGGCCAGCCCGTGATGGTGTGCTGGAGCTGGTTAAAGATGCGGATATTGAGCTGATAAGACGGCCCTTGCTCACTGAGGAGGTCACTGAGGCCGTGCTCATTGTAGTGCTCGTCGATGAGCTTTAAGATGGGCCTCTTGGTCTGGAATGCTTGCCAGACCATGGCACGCCGCGTCTCACGCGGTG is a genomic window of Verrucomicrobiaceae bacterium containing:
- the nagB gene encoding glucosamine-6-phosphate deaminase, which translates into the protein MSRSPAEAFEKVPSLIFPDSATAAKTLAQEIKDLLTLRNAAGKPVVLGMATGSTPVPFYRELIRLHKEEGLSFKNVITFNLDEYFGLSAEHPESYARFMAEQLFDHIDIPKANINIPSGTLRSDQVFTHCRDYEQKIDSLGGIDLQILGIGRTGHIGFNEPGSSRDSLTRRITLDRVTRQDAASDFRGEQNVPHFAITMGVGTILRAKKLVLMAWGENKAGVVAKAVEGPMTEAVSASFLQDHADARFFIDTGASRELTRVKLPWLTGTPVSWTPRETRRAMVWQAFQTKRPILKLIDEHYNEHGLSDLLSEQGPSYQLNIRIFNQLQHTITGWPGGKPDEDDTYRPERARPYPKRCLVLSPEPQDAIVGMGGTIDRLIEQGHEVRLISLTSGSLRVPDSEADKFAETLLQLASNANNAGDWKAQVAYAKDALSQLEAKGEFGEDTPLLRQLKSLILRGELRDAAHTLGLANDHIIFADLPFYEAGRYRRFKSTQADVDALKKLLDEHKPHQIYLTGDAADPSSVSGITFRLLLSALKACSHEEFAGACSLWLYRGKERALEPHEIDMAVPMSPLQMEKKQNALGRFAALSSLEKEAPETNRENAHHYDSLGLAEYEAIEAFQRWRRA